One Triticum dicoccoides isolate Atlit2015 ecotype Zavitan chromosome 4B, WEW_v2.0, whole genome shotgun sequence genomic window carries:
- the LOC119292026 gene encoding probable receptor-like protein kinase At5g24010: protein MASPPGPARLAALLLLALLAGPAASRFAPADNHLIACGATAPAVLPDGRRFVPDSGCASMSLRSAAPALPSAAPGAPAPAPPSPLHAAARVFSCHASYDLAVRRRGRHVMRLHFYPFSPALASARFHVGAGGFLLLHNFTASSPVVKDFLLPVDADVLVLTFVPEAGSAAFVNAIELFSAPDELVGDIATLVAAAGVNRTDGLSSQVFETLYRVSVAGRKVTPFNDTLWRTWVNDEGFLVNKESSSSKAWSFGGRIAYPKDSRLMTREVAPDNVYNSARSVRSDCNLTWDFPVPARNRYLVRMHFCDIVSKALYQLYFSIYVNGHLAVKDFDISSTTGYLAYPYYIDYVVDVEDEGMLKLAIGGSKMSRPGEASGFLNGLEIMRMNKTGGGMDGDFPAVLDMGYLVSKGFGEFARSLLCGLVFAGLFLVLVMLVLRLRTELKNNGTLWFSQSMDSGEGKLAKAYQLVPTKTDY from the coding sequence ATGGCCTCCCCGCCGGGCCCCGCCCGCCTCGCCGCGCTGCTGCTCCTCGCGCTCCTCGCCGGGCCCGCCGCGTCCCGCTTCGCCCCGGCGGACAACCACCTCATCGCCTGCGGCGCGACGGCCCCGGCCGTCCTCCCCGACGGCCGCCGGTTCGTCCCGGACTCCGGCTGCGCCTCCATGTCCCTCCGCTCCGCGGCGCCCGCCCTCCCGTCCGCCGCCCCCggcgcgcccgcgcccgcgccgccctCCCCTCTCCACGCCGCCGCGCGCGTCTTCTCCTGCCACGCCTCCTACGACCTCGCCGTGCGCCGCCGCGGCCGCCACGTCATGCGCCTCCACTTCTACCCCTTCTCCCCCGCCCTCGCCTCCGCGCGCTTCCACGTCGGCGCGGGGGGGTTCCTCCTCCTCCACAACTTCACCGCCTCGTCCCCCGTCGTCAAGGACTTCCTGCTCCCCGTCGACGCCGACGTCCTCGTCCTCACCTTCGTCCCCGAGGCCGGATCCGCCGCCTTCGTCAACGCCATCGAGCTCTTCTCGGCGCCCGACGAGCTCGTCGGCGACATCGCCACCCTCGTCGCCGCTGCCGGCGTCAACCGCACCGACGGGCTATCCTCGCAGGTCTTCGAGACGCTCTACCGGGTCAGCGTCGCCGGCCGCAAGGTCACCCCGTTCAACGACACGCTGTGGCGGACATGGGTCAACGACGAGGGCTTTCTCGTCAACAAGGAATCGTCCAGCAGCAAGGCATGGTCATTCGGTGGCCGGATTGCTTACCCCAAGGACAGCAGGTTGATGACCCGGGAGGTGGCTCCGGACAACGTCTACAACTCGGCGAGGTCGGTGAGGTCCGACTGCAATCTGACATGGGATTTCCCTGTGCCGGCTCGCAACCGGTACCTCGTGCGCATGCACTTCTGTGACATTGTGAGCAAGGCACTGTATCAGCTCTACTTCAGTATCTATGTCAATGGTCATCTCGCAGTGAAGGATTTTGACATTTCCAGCACCACTGGATACTTGGCCTATCCGTATTACATCGACTATGTTGTGGACGTTgaggatgaagggatgctgaaactGGCCATTGGTGGCTCCAAGATGAGCCGACCTGGAGAAGCGAGCGGTTTCCTGAATGGGCTCGAGATAATGAGGATGAACAAAACGGGTGGCGGCATGGACGGGGATTTCCCTGCTGTTCTGGACATGGGGTACCTGGTCAGTAAGGGGTTTGGGGAATTCGCTCGCTCACTGCTGTGTGGTTTAGTCTTCGCCGGGCTGTTTTTGGTTTTGGTCATGCTGGTGCTGAGGTTGAGGACCGAGCTGAAAAATAATGGCACGCTTTGGTTCAGCCAGTCAATGGATTCTGGTGAGGGGAAGTTGGCTAAAGCATATCAGCTTGTGCCCACCAAGACAGACTATTAA